A window of Bacteroidetes Order II. bacterium contains these coding sequences:
- a CDS encoding serine hydrolase, giving the protein MTAFAQRPHYFLWCTIGMFLLNGCTAPQQNRIQKIETLKADLLQLIAEYPNATVGVSVVDWANKQSMNINGDVRMHAASTMKIPVMIEVFRQTATKKLRLKDSLMVKNEFRSIVDDTHFSISDDSDDQTYRELGKKKSYYDLVFQMITVSSNIATNILIDALGAQNVQQTIERLGTTQMQVRRGVEDTKAYERGLNNEATANDLALLLARIAQGKAVGQDEDRAMIDIMMAQRFNEMIPKGVPDGVKVAHKTGEITAHRHDAAIVYPEKGPPYTLVILIKGIEDSEKAYQLGIKISQKVYLILRA; this is encoded by the coding sequence GTGACTGCTTTTGCCCAACGACCACATTACTTTTTATGGTGTACGATTGGTATGTTCCTCTTAAACGGCTGTACGGCACCACAACAGAACCGAATACAGAAGATCGAAACCTTGAAGGCCGATCTTTTACAACTCATTGCTGAATACCCCAATGCAACCGTCGGGGTTTCTGTCGTGGACTGGGCAAACAAACAATCCATGAACATAAACGGCGATGTGCGGATGCACGCCGCCAGCACCATGAAAATCCCAGTAATGATTGAGGTTTTTCGTCAAACAGCAACCAAAAAACTACGGCTCAAGGACTCCTTGATGGTCAAAAATGAGTTCCGGTCTATTGTAGATGATACACACTTTTCCATCAGTGATGACTCCGATGATCAGACTTATAGAGAATTAGGCAAAAAAAAGAGTTATTATGATCTTGTTTTTCAAATGATTACAGTTTCATCCAATATAGCCACCAACATTCTCATAGATGCCTTAGGAGCGCAAAACGTTCAACAAACCATTGAACGGCTCGGTACCACACAAATGCAGGTACGACGTGGGGTAGAAGACACGAAGGCATATGAACGCGGTCTGAACAACGAAGCCACCGCCAACGACCTTGCGCTTCTTCTCGCCCGAATTGCACAAGGCAAAGCCGTTGGACAAGATGAAGATCGTGCAATGATTGACATTATGATGGCGCAACGATTCAACGAAATGATTCCGAAAGGCGTCCCTGATGGGGTAAAAGTAGCCCACAAAACAGGAGAAATCACGGCCCATCGGCATGATGCAGCCATTGTCTATCCCGAAAAAGGGCCACCTTATACCTTGGTAATCCTGATAAAAGGAATTGAAGATTCTGAAAAAGCGTATCAGTTAGGGATCAAGATCAGCCAAAAGGTGTATCTTATCCTTAGGGCCTAA
- a CDS encoding helix-hairpin-helix domain-containing protein, with amino-acid sequence MRWIYKLQSKMGITQYEALALATLVGLFTLGYGIDLFKSWSTDAPSEKKVMTTSARLSMVPQVVAPKTVSPSDSSASVLASPIIPAPKDSLETPVPVVQDVPLLPMEEVLKAPKKKSEKKMPPRRPISLNTASLAELETLPGVGPATAQKIVSYRASIKKFTEISQIMDVKGIGEKKFAEMKPYLTL; translated from the coding sequence ATGCGATGGATTTACAAACTTCAGTCAAAAATGGGTATAACCCAATACGAAGCACTGGCATTGGCCACTTTGGTTGGATTATTTACCCTAGGATACGGAATTGACCTTTTCAAGTCTTGGTCAACCGATGCACCCTCGGAAAAAAAAGTAATGACTACCTCTGCCCGTTTGTCAATGGTGCCGCAGGTTGTTGCTCCAAAGACAGTCAGTCCTTCGGATAGTAGCGCGTCCGTATTGGCCTCGCCCATCATACCAGCACCAAAAGATTCTTTGGAGACCCCTGTGCCCGTGGTGCAAGATGTACCGCTTCTTCCAATGGAGGAAGTTCTTAAAGCCCCCAAGAAAAAATCAGAGAAAAAGATGCCACCTCGTCGTCCGATCAGCCTAAATACAGCAAGTCTGGCAGAATTGGAGACCTTGCCCGGCGTTGGGCCAGCGACGGCGCAGAAAATTGTGAGTTATCGCGCCAGTATCAAGAAGTTTACGGAAATCTCGCAGATCATGGATGTGAAAGGCATTGGCGAAAAGAAGTTTGCCGAAATGAAGCCCTATTTGACGCTGTAA
- the pbpC gene encoding penicillin-binding protein 1C codes for MPRLAGVRLICNLHPAWGIFYGLYFISPFDMWNNTQPQLWISNIKALLLLWWKPMQQFWRKYLPPIFLHPIVPHVAKRLPFLMFGGMWLYILWPLPSDFAPQAQSRSVRITDRNEQLLYEYRPEGSSLSVELHEVPPKVIRALLATEDRRFFQHSGVDMTAMAQALWQNIKKRGISRGGSTITMQVSRMLRDAPRRGFARWWAKGMEVLLAWRLELHLSKPEILTMWLNKAPFGNRVFGIESAAKFYFGKRARDLNLAEGAFLVGLPQSPSAYNPFSQPERAKRRQEQVLSALVAVGGIAPDQKYSLIIRPLALAKPEQVFRAPHLVNRLIQELPLGTGKWKTLKTTLDLRLQHSLERIIQGHMRRIGQSNVSNAAAVVLDNRTGEVLAYVGSVDFWEERLGGQNDGVQALRQPGSALKPFTYARALASRKYTPSTILPDLPTQILEVGGAFSPENYDKQFHGPVPLRQALASSYNIPAVRMAREIEPTVLLNSFRKAGLFSLRKPAEFYGVGLTLGNGEVTLLELARAYAGIARGGLLPGISFVRDEQAQLKYANQPYAHTAPNGISPQVASLITHILADPEARAPAFGRGNVLELPFPMAAKTGTSKDYRDNWVVGYTPIHTVAVWVGNFDGSPMQYVSGISGAGPILHDMMMVLGPGGDFSVPHAIEEAVVCPASGKRPGAFCPTIKKEVFFLGTIPKDTCTVHQSIKINIETGELADHQTHSALVREELFTVYPPEYQAWMLENGLRLPPRNTEINLPTTSQNWSYTNLLQVQYPASGTVFLLDPVLRREYQRIRLRSVVSDAFYNLRWVINNVVLHSDYRYTDWPLAPGVHHIALQGQTKEGRFMRSAPARIVVHPPGKEAN; via the coding sequence TTGCCTCGTTTAGCAGGAGTAAGGCTAATTTGCAACCTGCATCCTGCTTGGGGTATATTCTATGGCCTCTATTTTATTTCGCCCTTCGACATGTGGAACAATACCCAACCGCAACTATGGATCTCCAACATCAAAGCCTTATTATTGCTTTGGTGGAAGCCTATGCAGCAATTTTGGCGCAAATACCTGCCGCCCATCTTCCTACACCCCATCGTCCCTCACGTGGCCAAAAGGCTCCCCTTTCTCATGTTTGGAGGGATGTGGCTCTATATCCTCTGGCCGTTGCCTTCAGACTTTGCCCCACAAGCACAAAGCCGGAGTGTACGCATTACCGACCGGAATGAACAGCTTTTGTATGAATATCGCCCTGAAGGAAGCAGCCTATCCGTAGAACTGCACGAAGTTCCACCTAAAGTGATCCGTGCATTATTGGCCACTGAAGACCGACGCTTTTTTCAGCATTCCGGGGTGGACATGACCGCCATGGCACAAGCCCTCTGGCAGAACATTAAAAAAAGAGGCATCAGCCGGGGCGGGTCCACCATCACCATGCAAGTAAGTCGGATGCTCCGAGATGCACCCCGTCGTGGTTTTGCCCGCTGGTGGGCAAAGGGAATGGAAGTATTGTTGGCTTGGCGCTTGGAACTTCATTTGTCCAAACCAGAAATTCTGACCATGTGGCTCAATAAAGCCCCCTTCGGAAATCGGGTTTTCGGGATAGAATCTGCCGCCAAATTTTATTTCGGAAAACGAGCACGGGACTTAAACCTGGCAGAAGGTGCATTTTTGGTTGGCCTACCACAAAGCCCTTCTGCATATAACCCATTTAGTCAGCCGGAACGGGCAAAACGGCGACAAGAACAAGTTTTGTCTGCGCTCGTAGCCGTTGGTGGGATTGCTCCCGACCAAAAGTATTCCCTAATCATTCGCCCGCTCGCTCTTGCAAAACCAGAACAGGTTTTTAGGGCTCCTCATCTTGTAAACCGTTTAATACAAGAACTGCCCTTAGGCACTGGGAAATGGAAAACCCTAAAAACAACCCTCGACCTTCGCCTACAACATAGCCTCGAACGCATTATTCAGGGCCACATGCGAAGGATCGGACAATCGAATGTGAGCAATGCTGCTGCAGTGGTGTTGGATAACCGGACGGGGGAGGTATTGGCCTATGTAGGCAGCGTGGATTTTTGGGAAGAACGCCTTGGTGGACAAAATGACGGTGTACAGGCCCTCAGACAACCAGGTAGCGCCCTTAAACCTTTTACCTATGCCCGTGCCTTGGCTTCACGTAAATATACCCCTTCTACCATCTTGCCTGATTTACCCACCCAGATTTTGGAAGTAGGCGGTGCATTCTCCCCAGAAAACTATGATAAACAATTCCATGGCCCCGTTCCACTTCGTCAGGCATTGGCCAGCAGCTACAACATTCCTGCAGTCCGAATGGCACGGGAAATTGAGCCTACGGTTTTGCTGAACAGTTTTCGGAAAGCAGGTCTTTTTTCCCTTCGCAAACCTGCGGAATTCTATGGCGTTGGACTGACCTTGGGCAATGGCGAAGTCACCTTGCTTGAACTCGCGCGGGCATATGCAGGCATCGCGCGTGGTGGCTTACTGCCCGGTATTTCATTTGTCCGCGATGAACAAGCACAATTAAAATATGCAAACCAACCTTACGCTCATACAGCACCCAATGGTATCTCGCCACAAGTAGCCTCTCTGATTACCCATATCCTTGCCGATCCGGAGGCACGCGCACCAGCGTTCGGACGCGGCAATGTCCTTGAACTGCCTTTTCCTATGGCTGCCAAAACCGGAACCTCCAAAGACTACCGCGATAACTGGGTCGTGGGTTATACCCCCATTCATACCGTCGCCGTTTGGGTAGGCAACTTTGATGGAAGCCCCATGCAATACGTTTCCGGCATATCGGGCGCAGGGCCCATTTTGCATGATATGATGATGGTATTAGGGCCAGGAGGAGACTTCTCGGTTCCCCACGCCATCGAGGAGGCCGTCGTTTGTCCAGCCAGCGGAAAACGACCCGGCGCCTTTTGCCCAACCATTAAAAAGGAAGTCTTCTTTCTCGGAACCATCCCTAAAGATACCTGTACCGTTCACCAGTCTATCAAAATCAATATAGAAACAGGAGAACTGGCAGACCACCAAACCCACTCGGCCCTCGTCCGCGAAGAACTGTTTACGGTATATCCACCCGAATACCAAGCTTGGATGCTTGAGAACGGGCTGCGACTGCCACCGCGAAATACCGAAATAAACCTTCCAACAACTTCACAAAATTGGTCTTATACCAATTTATTGCAAGTGCAGTATCCTGCATCTGGAACGGTTTTCCTGTTAGACCCCGTCCTCCGGCGTGAATACCAACGCATACGGCTACGAAGTGTGGTGAGCGATGCTTTCTACAACCTCCGCTGGGTCATAAACAATGTAGTACTGCACAGTGATTATCGCTATACCGACTGGCCGCTTGCTCCAGGTGTTCACCACATTGCCCTACAAGGACAAACCAAAGAAGGCCGGTTTATGCGTAGTGCGCCCGCACGAATTGTTGTACATCCACCAGGAAAAGAGGCCAATTAA
- the recN gene encoding DNA repair protein RecN gives MLRSLSIRDYTLIDRLEITFENGLNIITGETGAGKSILVGALKLILGERASTDVIRSGAHKAVLEGVFDAPHAPKIREVLFDHGYEYDDTLILRREIGSSSSRGFINDSPATMQLMRQVAESVIDLHGQHEHQSLLRTETHIEVLDNYAGLGELRAEYQMIYREMEGAVKARRQLIAREKDLKQKQELYAYQIKEIDEVSPKPGEEATLEAEAKLLENAEKRFAGSGDLVQMLYESEEAVYDRLVRARSVFAELATIDQRLQEPLADLRSAEVLIAELTKFLQDYHARVAFDPERLLEIRNRLGEFLNLKRKYGETIEEVIAFREKIGAQFELAADFEGAIARADKQVIELAQRLAQTALRLSAKRKEAALHIEEAIVRELRELGIVHAAFQVQFGVQADAKGWIRDQTTGKRFAALPNGVDEVAFYISTNLGETPRPLAKTASGGEISRIMLALKTILAKNERLPILVFDEIDTGISGRIAGKVGEAMRSLGEYHQIIAITHLPQIAAQGHSHYVVEKLVAGERTRSQIRLLSVEDRIRTIAAMFSGDEITEAALESARALLKQV, from the coding sequence ATGCTCCGTTCGTTAAGCATTCGCGATTATACGCTCATAGATCGGCTCGAAATAACGTTCGAAAATGGCCTTAACATCATTACAGGTGAGACGGGTGCCGGTAAATCTATCCTAGTGGGTGCGCTCAAACTAATTTTGGGCGAACGTGCCTCAACCGATGTCATCCGGAGTGGTGCACATAAAGCTGTTTTGGAAGGTGTATTTGATGCGCCACATGCCCCCAAAATTCGTGAGGTTTTGTTTGATCATGGGTATGAATACGACGATACCCTAATCCTACGTCGGGAAATAGGCTCCTCCAGCAGTCGGGGGTTTATCAATGATAGCCCCGCTACCATGCAACTGATGCGGCAAGTGGCAGAAAGTGTGATAGACCTGCACGGCCAACATGAACATCAATCTCTTTTACGTACCGAAACACACATCGAGGTCTTAGACAACTATGCGGGTCTTGGTGAACTGCGTGCGGAATATCAAATGATTTATCGAGAGATGGAGGGGGCCGTAAAAGCACGCCGTCAACTCATTGCACGGGAGAAAGACCTGAAGCAAAAGCAAGAACTATATGCGTATCAAATAAAAGAAATAGACGAAGTCTCGCCTAAACCCGGTGAAGAAGCCACATTGGAGGCGGAGGCGAAACTGTTGGAAAATGCCGAAAAACGCTTCGCTGGATCAGGTGACCTGGTTCAAATGCTCTATGAGTCCGAAGAAGCTGTTTATGACCGTTTGGTTCGTGCCCGAAGCGTATTTGCCGAACTGGCCACAATTGATCAACGACTCCAAGAGCCGTTGGCAGACCTCCGATCTGCCGAAGTATTAATTGCCGAGTTAACGAAATTTTTGCAAGACTATCATGCACGGGTGGCTTTCGATCCGGAGCGGCTCTTGGAAATCCGGAATCGTCTGGGTGAATTTCTGAACTTGAAGCGTAAATATGGCGAAACAATCGAAGAAGTCATCGCCTTTCGCGAAAAAATAGGGGCACAATTTGAGTTGGCGGCAGATTTTGAAGGGGCCATTGCCCGTGCAGACAAACAAGTGATCGAATTGGCGCAAAGATTGGCCCAAACAGCCCTTAGGCTTTCGGCCAAACGCAAAGAAGCAGCCTTACACATCGAAGAAGCGATTGTACGTGAACTCCGTGAATTGGGCATTGTCCATGCGGCCTTTCAGGTTCAATTTGGAGTACAAGCCGATGCGAAAGGGTGGATTCGCGACCAGACAACAGGCAAGCGATTTGCCGCTTTACCCAATGGGGTGGACGAAGTAGCGTTTTATATCTCGACAAACCTTGGAGAAACCCCGCGACCACTTGCCAAGACGGCCTCTGGCGGGGAGATTAGTCGGATTATGCTGGCCCTTAAAACCATTCTGGCAAAAAATGAACGTTTGCCAATTCTGGTTTTCGACGAAATTGACACTGGGATTTCGGGGCGGATTGCCGGAAAAGTGGGTGAAGCCATGAGAAGTCTGGGAGAATATCACCAAATTATCGCTATTACCCACTTGCCCCAGATTGCAGCGCAAGGGCATAGCCATTATGTGGTCGAGAAATTAGTGGCGGGAGAACGCACCCGCTCCCAGATTCGATTGCTTTCGGTGGAAGACCGGATCCGAACGATTGCTGCAATGTTTTCGGGCGATGAAATTACGGAAGCTGCACTGGAGAGTGCGCGTGCCTTGCTAAAACAGGTCTAA
- a CDS encoding helix-turn-helix transcriptional regulator, with protein MRIIHSLFEDKKRFSQIERSIEGINTRMLSKELKKLEHYGIITRKAFTTIPPIVEYSLTSKGLSLLPIIIELHRWGQENYQNVPVVAPYGEAT; from the coding sequence TTGCGAATTATACACTCTCTATTTGAAGACAAGAAACGGTTTTCTCAGATAGAGCGTTCTATAGAAGGCATCAATACTCGTATGCTATCAAAAGAGCTTAAGAAACTGGAACATTATGGGATTATTACAAGAAAAGCATTTACAACAATACCCCCAATAGTGGAGTATTCCCTTACGTCTAAAGGCTTAAGTCTATTGCCCATTATTATTGAGCTACATCGCTGGGGGCAAGAAAATTACCAAAACGTTCCTGTTGTGGCTCCTTATGGAGAAGCAACTTAA
- a CDS encoding CPBP family intramembrane metalloprotease translates to MISEIKTELGRAWRVYKTLDTQTVVVLTVSVALIMIQINFGGRLFFLRTFGPWVPSEWQGIAEWAWWFGTQGFTGFVIPVLILKLGFRQSWAAMGLGLGDWKLASTLALAYIPLVVIGTWILSNGADFQSNYPHYPEAARNWGIFFLYEALFLFYWMGWEYLWRGFVQFGTARTLGYWAIFVQMIPFAILHADKPLAEAFLSILGGVALGALCWRTRSFWIAVPIHAAQMFILDLWCTLRIRTGAAGIGWQALETALGF, encoded by the coding sequence ATGATATCAGAAATTAAAACAGAGTTGGGCCGCGCATGGCGGGTCTATAAAACCTTAGACACCCAAACCGTGGTCGTGCTCACCGTGAGCGTTGCACTTATCATGATTCAAATCAATTTTGGCGGGCGTTTATTTTTTCTCCGCACCTTCGGCCCTTGGGTCCCATCTGAATGGCAAGGCATCGCAGAGTGGGCATGGTGGTTTGGTACACAAGGCTTTACGGGCTTTGTGATTCCAGTGTTGATCCTAAAATTAGGCTTTCGGCAATCTTGGGCAGCGATGGGACTTGGCTTGGGCGATTGGAAGTTGGCCTCAACGTTGGCCTTGGCCTACATCCCCTTGGTGGTTATTGGCACATGGATCCTCTCCAATGGTGCCGATTTTCAATCCAATTATCCACATTACCCCGAAGCCGCACGAAATTGGGGCATATTTTTTTTATACGAGGCACTTTTTTTGTTTTACTGGATGGGATGGGAGTATTTGTGGCGCGGCTTCGTACAGTTTGGAACGGCACGCACATTGGGTTACTGGGCCATTTTTGTGCAAATGATTCCGTTTGCGATCTTACATGCCGACAAACCGCTTGCCGAAGCGTTCCTTTCTATTCTCGGTGGTGTAGCACTTGGGGCATTATGCTGGCGCACCCGGTCTTTCTGGATTGCCGTACCCATTCATGCCGCACAAATGTTCATCTTAGACTTGTGGTGTACCCTACGCATCAGGACAGGCGCAGCGGGTATCGGCTGGCAAGCCTTAGAAACCGCTTTGGGATTTTAG
- a CDS encoding patatin-like phospholipase family protein: MRTFLWFFVFLFPIAGSWAQDPVQEVPSLIQASISRGDTLRLQRPMVALVLSGGGAKGIAHVGVLQVLEKLRIPVDLVVGTSMGAVVGGLYALGYAPDSLAHIAVTQKWGELLTGLTGFSARDVAEAAVSEHDAFALTFPLGKRSTTPNGLLSSQRLDMLLSRLLVRADSLQDFMKLPTPFVCTGTDVENGAAKLFTRGNLHQSIRASMAIPGVFSPVEMEGRYYFDGGVARNLPVKEAFDMGADVVIAVDVGWQPQPMSYVRNFSDLINQSIGFWMEKSIEEDRRLATVLIRPDVTGFGAFSFSDPSVFIARGRAATENLRNELMALRDSLGLSPQPRAYALPIYDDHLQVQKIVVSVLNESREPTFIREKILQRLPQVPSTRILEDLVRFHFRIQDQEGFTMQALSDGIDRVMSSGQFQQVGYRFVKQDSLPTLTLEAIRRNNSLLGLGARFDQPSGPVLMAGLRLDGMLQSVPARLELRGVLSKNWYLQFVPSVMVAGNPVTEWSYMSQFSDNLLMFPSEIGKPTEAQEVIEVLQEGGIKVSLGSRIQLNMKAHWATYFERSRVIGGRFGQEQHWGGLSIGTVFKSALRPEEERERGFHNIEWGVLWGLSPDQNGEKSFFQGWYNQSGLYLPVPRVHVTSDFQVGVTWGAAAPLYQRFYMGGFTRNYLFRNHHAPLVGHSDQAYWGDFLKSGTIGLNYRLYRQASVGVLFSVGHLSSGSFFDAEAPIRLGSGIVSGYTLDRIGPVRVGLLTDFRSIRPVLSVGHVF; this comes from the coding sequence GTGCGTACTTTTTTATGGTTCTTTGTTTTTTTGTTTCCGATAGCGGGCAGTTGGGCACAAGACCCTGTTCAAGAGGTCCCTTCCCTTATCCAAGCCTCTATTAGCCGAGGGGATACACTTCGTTTGCAGCGTCCGATGGTTGCATTGGTACTTAGCGGGGGGGGTGCAAAAGGGATTGCCCATGTTGGGGTGTTGCAAGTTCTGGAAAAACTGCGGATTCCGGTGGACTTAGTGGTCGGTACCAGTATGGGGGCTGTTGTGGGGGGCTTGTATGCGTTGGGTTATGCACCCGATAGCCTCGCCCATATTGCGGTGACCCAAAAATGGGGGGAATTGTTAACAGGGTTGACAGGTTTTTCGGCGCGGGATGTGGCTGAGGCGGCTGTTTCGGAACATGATGCTTTTGCACTTACGTTTCCTTTGGGTAAACGGAGCACGACCCCAAATGGGTTGCTTTCCAGCCAGCGATTAGACATGTTGCTTAGCCGCTTGCTGGTCCGAGCGGATTCTTTACAAGACTTTATGAAGCTCCCGACACCGTTTGTCTGTACAGGGACAGATGTCGAGAATGGGGCGGCCAAGCTCTTTACACGCGGCAATTTGCATCAAAGTATTCGTGCGAGTATGGCCATTCCGGGGGTTTTTTCCCCTGTAGAAATGGAGGGACGTTATTATTTTGACGGAGGGGTAGCCCGGAATCTGCCTGTAAAAGAGGCATTTGATATGGGTGCCGATGTCGTGATTGCGGTGGATGTGGGGTGGCAGCCGCAACCCATGTCTTATGTGCGTAACTTTTCGGATCTCATCAACCAATCCATTGGGTTTTGGATGGAAAAGTCCATTGAGGAAGACCGTAGGTTGGCGACCGTCTTGATTCGCCCAGATGTAACAGGATTTGGTGCCTTCTCTTTTAGCGATCCATCTGTATTTATTGCGCGCGGTCGGGCAGCCACAGAGAATCTGCGCAATGAATTAATGGCCTTGCGGGATTCACTTGGTTTATCTCCACAACCCCGCGCCTATGCTCTCCCCATCTACGATGACCATCTTCAGGTGCAAAAGATTGTGGTTTCGGTGTTGAATGAATCGCGGGAACCTACCTTTATTCGGGAAAAAATCTTGCAGCGCTTGCCGCAAGTTCCCAGTACCCGCATTTTAGAAGACTTGGTGCGGTTTCATTTTCGTATCCAAGATCAGGAGGGGTTTACCATGCAGGCCCTATCTGATGGGATAGATCGTGTGATGTCTTCGGGCCAATTTCAACAGGTTGGCTATCGCTTTGTGAAACAAGACAGCCTCCCCACCTTAACGTTGGAGGCGATACGCCGGAATAATAGTTTATTGGGCCTTGGTGCGCGGTTTGACCAACCCAGTGGTCCTGTTTTGATGGCGGGATTGCGCTTGGATGGTATGTTGCAAAGCGTACCAGCAAGATTGGAATTACGGGGGGTACTAAGCAAAAACTGGTATCTACAATTCGTTCCATCTGTGATGGTAGCGGGTAATCCAGTTACCGAATGGTCTTATATGTCGCAATTTTCGGACAATCTTTTAATGTTTCCTTCCGAAATTGGCAAGCCCACAGAAGCGCAGGAAGTCATCGAGGTCCTACAAGAAGGTGGTATAAAGGTGTCTTTGGGGAGCCGGATTCAATTGAACATGAAAGCACATTGGGCCACCTATTTTGAGCGCAGTCGGGTAATCGGCGGACGATTTGGGCAAGAGCAACACTGGGGCGGTCTAAGCATCGGCACCGTGTTTAAATCCGCCCTTCGGCCAGAAGAGGAGCGGGAACGGGGGTTTCATAACATAGAGTGGGGCGTTTTGTGGGGACTTTCCCCAGATCAGAACGGCGAGAAGTCTTTTTTTCAAGGGTGGTACAACCAATCGGGCTTGTATTTACCTGTCCCGCGTGTTCATGTCACAAGCGATTTTCAGGTTGGGGTAACATGGGGCGCCGCAGCGCCTTTGTATCAGCGATTTTATATGGGTGGTTTTACCCGAAATTATTTATTCCGGAACCATCATGCCCCCTTAGTCGGCCATTCTGATCAGGCTTATTGGGGTGATTTTTTGAAAAGTGGAACGATTGGCTTAAACTATCGCCTCTATCGTCAAGCAAGTGTTGGTGTATTATTTAGCGTGGGTCACCTTTCTTCGGGTTCTTTTTTTGACGCGGAAGCGCCTATCAGGTTAGGATCCGGTATTGTCTCCGGCTATACTTTAGACCGGATTGGCCCTGTGCGTGTGGGACTTTTGACGGACTTTAGGTCTATACGCCCAGTGCTAAGTGTGGGGCATGTATTTTAG
- a CDS encoding DoxX family protein, with product MTEQKNSKALHTTLWVVQGLLAAAFGMAGFMKMTAPIAQLAANGMTFVNQFSIEMVRFIGVAEVLGAIGLILPAALRIKPVLTPLAAVGVAIIMVLAAIQHITSNEPIFANIVLFALAVFVAWGRFVKVPIQAK from the coding sequence ATGACCGAACAAAAAAACTCAAAAGCACTCCACACCACCCTATGGGTTGTCCAAGGGCTATTGGCCGCCGCATTTGGTATGGCAGGTTTTATGAAAATGACCGCCCCCATTGCGCAATTGGCAGCGAACGGTATGACATTCGTCAATCAATTTAGTATTGAAATGGTGCGCTTTATTGGCGTAGCAGAAGTACTTGGGGCCATTGGTCTAATACTTCCTGCTGCGCTACGTATCAAACCAGTCTTAACGCCGCTTGCGGCAGTTGGAGTTGCCATCATTATGGTATTGGCAGCTATCCAGCACATCACAAGTAACGAACCAATATTCGCCAATATCGTATTGTTCGCATTGGCAGTATTTGTGGCTTGGGGCAGGTTTGTAAAAGTGCCCATTCAAGCAAAATAA